One window of Tepidanaerobacter acetatoxydans Re1 genomic DNA carries:
- a CDS encoding HD domain-containing protein, producing the protein MYYIRDPIHGFIEINELEKTIINQPEFQRLRRIKQLSLSDMVYPATNHTRFEHSLGVMHVATQMFDNIVKNEMDFLRNKLNYTESGLERERILIRLAGLLHDIGHPPFSHAAEELMPLKPDSAKDHYEHEDYSAAIIKNKFRRYIDESKFNDLKITADEVCDILTKGPTSSERAFWRHLISGQLDADRADYLLRDSYHAGVNYGRYDLKRILRTLTVINEPETDNFSIGINKSGWHAAEGLIIARYQMFTQVYFHHTRRAYDNHISEAIKTLLKSETKKDTFVPPTRDNLDEYLDWDDWKVGGLIKEGKAGLHGEIILNRLHYRRAYETKEVPSIEDLKEFEAISEEFKDKIGFIDTAEKSWYKVGDEDILISEEKGDSKYAPLSQYSSIARNLVPNKQIRIYVPYENKQEIKEQIKKYREEIKHDKRI; encoded by the coding sequence ATGTATTACATTAGGGACCCAATCCATGGATTTATAGAGATTAATGAGTTGGAGAAAACTATAATAAATCAGCCGGAGTTTCAGAGACTTAGACGCATAAAGCAATTGTCATTATCTGATATGGTATATCCGGCTACAAATCATACAAGGTTTGAACATTCACTAGGCGTTATGCATGTGGCAACACAAATGTTTGACAATATAGTAAAAAATGAGATGGATTTTTTAAGGAATAAGTTAAACTATACAGAATCAGGGTTGGAAAGAGAAAGAATTTTAATAAGGCTTGCCGGTCTTTTGCATGATATAGGCCACCCGCCTTTTTCACATGCAGCTGAAGAATTGATGCCTTTAAAACCTGATTCAGCAAAAGATCATTATGAACATGAAGATTATTCTGCTGCTATAATAAAAAATAAATTTAGAAGATATATAGACGAATCTAAATTTAATGACCTAAAAATTACTGCCGATGAAGTTTGTGATATACTGACAAAAGGGCCTACATCATCTGAAAGAGCATTTTGGAGACATTTAATCAGCGGTCAATTAGATGCAGATAGAGCAGATTATTTGTTAAGAGATTCTTATCATGCAGGCGTGAACTATGGTAGATATGATTTAAAGAGAATATTAAGAACTTTAACGGTTATAAATGAACCTGAAACAGATAATTTTTCCATAGGAATCAATAAAAGCGGTTGGCACGCAGCAGAAGGATTAATTATTGCACGATATCAGATGTTTACACAGGTTTATTTCCATCATACTAGAAGAGCTTATGACAATCACATTTCCGAAGCGATAAAAACTTTACTAAAATCCGAAACTAAAAAAGATACATTTGTACCGCCAACTAGGGACAATCTAGATGAATATTTGGATTGGGATGATTGGAAGGTAGGAGGCTTAATAAAAGAAGGAAAAGCGGGTCTGCACGGAGAAATAATACTTAACAGGCTGCACTATCGACGTGCATACGAAACAAAAGAAGTTCCCAGTATTGAGGATCTTAAAGAATTTGAAGCTATATCTGAAGAGTTCAAAGACAAAATCGGTTTTATAGATACGGCAGAAAAATCATGGTATAAAGTTGGCGATGAAGATATACTTATATCCGAAGAAAAAGGCGATTCTAAGTATGCACCTCTTTCTCAGTACTCAAGCATAGCAAGAAATCTTGTTCCGAATAAGCAAATTAGAATATATGTTCCATATGAAAATAAACAAGAAATTAAGGAGCAAATTAAAAAATACAGGGAGGAAATAAAACATGATAAACGAATTTAG
- a CDS encoding Coenzyme F420 hydrogenase/dehydrogenase, beta subunit C-terminal domain: protein MICDKDVCTGCGVCYNVCPVKCITMKYDSEGFIFPIIDEQQCIKCNKCRENCPSLNELTNNNCKEPITIGCWNKNQDILKKSSSGGAFAAIAEDILKEDGVVVGCVMDKNLNIYHTIAENFEELEEMYGSKYVQSETHNIYRKIKVFLNKGKKVLFVGCPCQVAGVYTYLKDEEYKNLITIDLVCHGVGSKKFFDKYINEMNNKYKDKVIGVSFRNKRNGRRNYTTRLSFTTRPPVYIPAIKDSYMTCYLQRAIYRKSCYSCKYAKLPRVGDITIGDFVGIDRNQISKRDYYNGVSVVLLNNSKGTYYFENIKLNLNWLERPLQEATSTNSNIIEPSIMPDSRKLILNDVGTVEQLKNKYCKYPLKARIANILGDDVVRALKKVFSRFKS, encoded by the coding sequence ATGATTTGTGATAAAGACGTTTGTACCGGGTGCGGAGTTTGTTATAATGTTTGTCCGGTAAAATGTATAACAATGAAATATGATAGCGAAGGTTTTATCTTTCCGATAATAGATGAGCAACAATGCATTAAGTGCAATAAATGCAGAGAAAATTGTCCATCTTTAAATGAATTAACAAATAATAATTGCAAAGAACCGATTACGATTGGTTGCTGGAATAAAAACCAAGATATATTAAAAAAGAGTAGCTCAGGGGGAGCTTTTGCAGCTATAGCTGAGGATATATTGAAGGAAGATGGCGTAGTTGTAGGGTGCGTAATGGATAAAAACCTAAATATCTATCATACAATTGCTGAAAACTTTGAAGAACTTGAAGAAATGTATGGATCCAAGTATGTTCAAAGTGAAACACATAATATATATCGGAAAATAAAGGTGTTTCTCAATAAAGGGAAAAAAGTCTTGTTCGTAGGTTGTCCCTGTCAAGTAGCTGGTGTGTATACTTATTTAAAAGATGAAGAATATAAAAACTTAATTACAATAGATCTTGTATGTCATGGCGTAGGTTCAAAAAAATTTTTTGATAAATACATTAATGAAATGAATAACAAATATAAAGATAAAGTAATTGGAGTATCATTTAGAAACAAAAGAAATGGAAGACGAAACTATACAACAAGGCTTTCGTTTACAACAAGGCCTCCTGTATACATACCAGCGATTAAAGATTCATATATGACTTGCTATTTACAAAGAGCAATTTATCGTAAAAGTTGTTATAGCTGTAAATATGCTAAATTGCCAAGAGTCGGAGATATTACGATAGGAGATTTCGTGGGTATAGATAGAAATCAAATCAGCAAAAGAGATTATTATAATGGTGTTTCTGTAGTTCTCCTAAACAATAGTAAGGGTACATATTATTTCGAAAATATTAAATTAAATCTAAATTGGTTAGAACGCCCATTACAAGAAGCAACTTCAACAAATTCTAATATTATCGAGCCTAGTATAATGCCAGATAGCAGAAAACTTATATTAAATGATGTTGGCACAGTTGAACAGCTAAAGAATAAATATTGTAAATACCCTCTTAAAGCAAGAATCGCTAACATTTTAGGGGACGACGTTGTAAGAGCATTGAAAAAGGTATTTAGTAGATTTAAATCGTAA
- a CDS encoding polysaccharide pyruvyl transferase family protein, with amino-acid sequence MVKKIGIVTWYDRGYNYGSTLQAYASQIILQKMGYSSEFINFNPERQKISKRIKEILKRIYLYLFDRNVYETWKKMDDWIKSHLIISEKYDSYEQLKSKSLKYDAVICGSDQIWNNSSGEINPFYYLQFINESKRIAYAPSIARDYIDKNLQSVFCDYVKGIKYLSIRETQGAELIKNITGRDAKVVLDPTLLVDKHEWENKLSDDYELKNKMYIFCYLLTKNDKHYKIIAELSNKLNIEVITPTLLNRYDKTSKNVDFFEFLNLIRYADYVVTDSFHGVAFSLNFCKQFAVFKRFPDSYKETQNSRIYSILNEFGLNDRLVTDNNSLELIIKKNINYEDINIKLKRKREDSLQYLRSSLESAIKSNEENL; translated from the coding sequence ATGGTAAAAAAGATAGGGATAGTTACTTGGTATGACAGAGGATACAATTACGGAAGCACTTTGCAAGCTTATGCATCGCAAATTATATTGCAAAAAATGGGGTACAGTAGTGAATTCATAAATTTTAACCCGGAAAGACAAAAAATTAGTAAGAGAATAAAGGAAATATTAAAAAGAATATATTTATATCTTTTTGATAGAAACGTTTATGAAACATGGAAAAAAATGGATGATTGGATCAAATCTCACCTAATCATCAGTGAAAAATATGATTCCTACGAACAACTCAAATCTAAGTCATTAAAATATGATGCTGTTATTTGCGGAAGTGATCAAATCTGGAATAATTCTAGCGGTGAAATAAATCCATTTTATTATTTGCAGTTTATTAATGAAAGCAAAAGAATAGCTTATGCGCCGAGTATAGCAAGAGATTATATTGATAAAAATTTACAAAGTGTGTTTTGCGATTATGTAAAAGGAATAAAGTATTTGTCTATACGGGAAACTCAAGGTGCTGAGTTGATAAAAAATATTACTGGAAGGGATGCAAAGGTGGTTCTTGATCCTACTCTGCTTGTAGATAAACACGAATGGGAAAACAAATTATCCGATGACTATGAATTAAAAAATAAGATGTACATATTTTGTTATTTATTGACAAAAAACGACAAGCATTACAAAATAATCGCAGAACTTTCTAATAAACTTAATATTGAAGTCATAACGCCAACATTACTAAATAGATATGATAAAACGTCAAAAAATGTTGATTTTTTTGAATTTCTTAATTTAATTAGATATGCTGATTATGTTGTTACAGATTCATTTCACGGCGTTGCATTTAGTCTAAACTTTTGTAAACAGTTTGCTGTATTTAAAAGATTTCCAGATTCATACAAAGAAACACAAAATTCACGAATATATAGTATTTTAAATGAATTTGGTTTGAATGATCGATTAGTTACTGATAATAATAGCTTAGAATTAATAATAAAGAAAAATATAAATTATGAAGACATTAATATTAAATTAAAGAGAAAAAGAGAAGATTCCTTGCAATATCTCAGGAGTTCATTAGAATCAGCTATTAAATCTAATGAGGAGAATCTGTGA
- a CDS encoding glycosyltransferase family 1 protein: MKEQIRILHIVGNLNRGGAETMIMNLYRNIDRSKFQFDFVKHTSKKCDYDDEISELGGRIFSISKYTGKNYFSYKKEWDTLFKNHPEYKILHGHIVSTAAIYIAIAKNYGVITIAHSHSTASRGSKIEQLIKNIMQIPIKSKADYLLACSNQAGSWLFGKRAITGNNYKIVKNAIDVEKYVFNESNRNNIRKSLGIKDKFVVGHVGSFTYPKNHKFLIDIFYQLQIKNRNSVLLLVGDGELRPQIEKQIERLGIKDKVILTGAVSNVNDYLQAMDVFVFPSISEGLGIAAIEAQTAGLPCILSDKIPQEAFVTDSVEELSLKADKKIWVEKILHYCNNYIRKNNSEDIKRAGYDIKESAREMERFYLEVTTTKI; encoded by the coding sequence ATGAAGGAACAAATCAGGATATTACATATTGTAGGCAATTTAAATCGTGGTGGTGCAGAAACCATGATTATGAACCTGTATAGAAATATTGACCGTTCCAAGTTTCAATTCGATTTTGTAAAGCATACAAGTAAAAAATGCGATTATGATGATGAAATATCTGAATTGGGAGGACGAATCTTTAGTATTTCTAAATATACAGGTAAAAACTATTTTTCTTATAAAAAAGAATGGGATACTTTATTTAAAAATCATCCAGAATATAAAATCCTCCATGGCCATATAGTAAGCACAGCTGCAATATATATTGCAATAGCTAAAAATTATGGGGTGATAACTATAGCGCATAGCCATAGCACGGCTTCAAGAGGCAGTAAAATTGAACAACTTATAAAAAATATTATGCAAATCCCAATAAAAAGTAAAGCTGATTACTTACTTGCTTGCTCGAATCAAGCAGGAAGTTGGTTGTTTGGAAAAAGGGCGATAACAGGAAATAACTACAAAATAGTAAAAAATGCAATAGACGTTGAAAAATATGTGTTTAATGAATCTAATAGAAATAACATAAGAAAAAGCCTTGGGATCAAAGATAAATTTGTTGTAGGGCATGTAGGCAGTTTTACATACCCTAAAAATCATAAGTTTCTAATTGATATTTTTTATCAACTTCAAATAAAAAATAGAAATTCTGTCTTATTACTTGTAGGTGACGGAGAATTAAGACCACAAATAGAGAAACAAATAGAAAGATTAGGCATAAAAGACAAAGTTATATTGACTGGAGCAGTTTCGAATGTCAATGATTATTTACAGGCAATGGATGTATTTGTATTTCCATCAATATCAGAGGGACTTGGTATAGCAGCTATAGAGGCCCAAACAGCCGGATTGCCATGCATCCTATCTGATAAAATTCCTCAAGAGGCTTTTGTTACCGATTCGGTGGAAGAACTTTCATTGAAAGCTGACAAAAAAATATGGGTAGAAAAAATCCTGCATTACTGCAATAATTATATAAGAAAAAACAATTCGGAAGATATTAAACGAGCCGGATATGATATTAAGGAAAGTGCAAGAGAGATGGAAAGGTTTTACTTAGAGGTAACTACTACTAAAATATAG
- a CDS encoding DUF2334 domain-containing protein, with translation MYLIRLDDASEYMDITRWDKMEQILDLHNIKPIVGVIPNNQDNNLINKYKRDTGFWNKVKKWQEKGWTIALHGYNHVHLTDDGGVNPVNLRSEFAGVSLNEQRDKIANGIKIFKKYNINPEVFFAPFHTFDMNTLEALKVESNIRIVSDTIANDIYKSGDFYFIPQQSGHVQKLPFKVVTFCYHPNNMKDNNFKRLDFFIEENRDRFADFKELLFKDRKLDAYDKILRKSYFSLKSLRVKLKGK, from the coding sequence ATGTATTTGATAAGATTAGATGATGCTTCGGAATATATGGATATCACAAGATGGGATAAGATGGAGCAAATATTAGATCTTCACAACATAAAGCCTATAGTAGGCGTTATCCCAAATAACCAAGATAATAATTTAATAAATAAGTATAAGAGAGATACAGGATTTTGGAATAAAGTTAAAAAATGGCAGGAGAAAGGCTGGACAATTGCATTACATGGCTATAATCATGTTCATTTGACCGACGATGGCGGAGTTAATCCTGTTAATTTGCGTTCCGAATTTGCCGGCGTTTCATTAAACGAACAAAGGGATAAAATTGCTAATGGCATTAAAATCTTTAAGAAGTATAATATAAATCCGGAAGTTTTCTTTGCACCATTTCACACTTTTGACATGAATACGCTTGAGGCGCTAAAAGTAGAGAGTAATATAAGAATAGTAAGTGATACAATTGCAAATGACATTTATAAAAGCGGAGATTTTTATTTTATACCGCAACAATCCGGCCATGTTCAGAAACTACCATTTAAAGTCGTAACATTTTGTTATCATCCCAACAATATGAAAGACAATAATTTTAAAAGGTTAGATTTCTTTATAGAAGAAAATAGAGATAGGTTTGCCGACTTTAAAGAATTATTATTTAAAGATCGTAAGCTCGATGCTTATGACAAAATATTAAGAAAGTCGTATTTTTCACTAAAATCTTTAAGAGTTAAACTGAAAGGTAAATAA
- a CDS encoding peptidoglycan bridge formation glycyltransferase FemA/FemB family protein, protein MINVTYKKKYFKINAVWFCKDIEVIVDRSRGDFIFLHGIDKSVLDTNRKNAIINKQFSLITDLKAEPEEIFKEFNKNYRYEINRAGKEGVNCISYLSEDLKDDPDILASFKMEYTNFVKLKGIVNSYNEPAMQQYIANGNVLLTKALKDKQSYAQHVYLYDNRIARLLYSVSNFRTKDLDPNFAGRANKYLHWHDIQYLHKHKIEVLDWGGISSIENLNGIDKFKKGFGGKEHTYYNIIFGKSLIGKLAISMMKLKRS, encoded by the coding sequence ATGATCAATGTAACATATAAAAAGAAATATTTTAAAATAAATGCAGTATGGTTTTGTAAGGATATAGAAGTTATAGTAGATAGGAGCAGAGGCGATTTTATCTTTCTTCACGGAATAGATAAATCAGTTTTGGATACTAACCGCAAAAATGCCATTATCAATAAACAATTTTCGTTAATAACAGACTTAAAGGCAGAACCGGAAGAAATATTTAAAGAGTTTAACAAAAATTACAGATACGAGATTAATCGAGCTGGTAAGGAAGGAGTAAATTGTATTTCTTATCTTTCGGAAGATTTGAAAGATGACCCTGATATACTGGCATCGTTCAAAATGGAATATACTAATTTTGTAAAACTTAAAGGAATTGTGAATTCTTACAATGAGCCTGCAATGCAGCAGTATATTGCAAATGGGAATGTTTTACTTACTAAAGCTCTCAAAGATAAACAGAGTTATGCACAACATGTTTATTTATATGATAATAGGATTGCAAGGCTGCTTTATTCTGTATCTAATTTTAGAACAAAAGACTTAGATCCCAACTTTGCGGGAAGAGCCAATAAATACTTGCATTGGCATGATATCCAATACTTACATAAACATAAGATCGAAGTATTGGATTGGGGGGGTATAAGCAGCATTGAAAATCTAAACGGTATTGATAAATTTAAAAAAGGTTTCGGAGGGAAAGAACATACCTATTACAATATAATTTTTGGTAAAAGCTTAATTGGAAAGTTGGCTATTTCAATGATGAAGCTAAAAAGGAGCTAA
- a CDS encoding NAD-dependent epimerase gives MKADYNKLDKNKRYFVTGAAGFIGFHLSKRLLKEDCQVIGLDNLNDYYDVNLKRARLDILKQDGNFQFIYANLEDKDAIDKVFKEYKINIVVNLAAQAGVRYSLKNPYAYIQSNIVGFMNILEACRYNKVEHLVYASSSSVYGSNEKMPFSTSDNVDHPISLYAATKKSNELMAHTYSHLYGIPTTGLRFFTVYGPWGRPDMALFLFTKAILNDEPIKVFNYGKMERDFTYVDDIIEGVIRVISNPPKLNENFNRLNPNPSTSFAPYKIYNIGNNHPVKLIEFIEILERHLGKKAKKEYLPLQAGDVPKTYADVDDLVRDVGFKPNTSVDEGIRKFVEWYREYYGGRNDQCNI, from the coding sequence GTGAAGGCAGACTATAATAAGCTAGATAAAAACAAAAGATATTTTGTAACAGGTGCAGCAGGATTTATAGGTTTTCATTTATCTAAGAGGTTACTTAAAGAAGACTGTCAAGTTATAGGATTGGATAATTTAAACGATTACTACGATGTAAACTTAAAAAGAGCAAGATTAGATATATTAAAGCAAGACGGCAATTTTCAGTTTATATATGCAAATTTAGAAGATAAAGATGCAATAGATAAAGTTTTTAAGGAATATAAAATAAATATAGTAGTTAACCTTGCAGCACAAGCCGGTGTGAGGTATAGTTTAAAAAATCCCTATGCATATATTCAGTCAAATATAGTCGGGTTTATGAACATATTAGAGGCTTGCAGATATAATAAAGTAGAACATTTAGTATACGCTTCATCAAGCAGTGTATATGGTTCAAATGAAAAAATGCCGTTTTCAACGAGCGATAACGTTGACCATCCTATTAGCTTGTATGCGGCAACCAAAAAGTCAAATGAACTAATGGCTCATACGTATAGTCATTTATATGGAATACCTACAACAGGACTCCGATTTTTTACAGTTTACGGTCCATGGGGTAGGCCTGATATGGCATTATTTCTATTTACTAAAGCTATACTCAATGATGAACCTATAAAAGTATTTAACTATGGGAAGATGGAGAGAGATTTTACATATGTAGATGATATTATTGAGGGAGTAATAAGGGTTATATCTAATCCACCTAAACTAAATGAAAACTTTAATAGACTCAACCCAAATCCAAGTACAAGCTTTGCACCATATAAGATATACAACATAGGAAATAACCATCCGGTGAAACTTATAGAGTTTATCGAAATATTGGAAAGACATTTAGGCAAGAAAGCCAAGAAAGAATATTTACCCCTACAGGCAGGAGATGTTCCCAAAACCTATGCAGATGTAGATGATCTTGTAAGAGATGTAGGGTTTAAACCAAATACTAGCGTAGATGAGGGAATAAGGAAATTCGTGGAGTGGTATAGGGAATATTATGGAGGCAGAAATGATCAATGTAACATATAA
- a CDS encoding nucleotide sugar dehydrogenase translates to MNLYNSIKNKKEKISVTGLGYVGLPLAISFAKVADVVGFDISKEKVSQYLNGIDITKEVGDETIKQTTALLTWEEKYLKDCKFHIVAVPTPINADKTPDLKPVINASKTLGRNLTNGSIVVYESTVYPGVTEDICVPILEQESGLKGGVDFKVGYSPERINPGDKVHRLESIVKVVSGIDEESLETIAKVYELVVKAGVYRAKSIKVAEAAKVIENSQRDINIAFMNELSIIFNKMGIDTKAVLEAAGTKWNFLNFNPGLVGGHCIGVDPYYLTYKAEQIGYHSQIILAGRKINDDMGKYVAENAVKSMIKADKQVKGSTVAVFGITFKENCPDVRNTKVVDIINELKEYGIETKVIDPVADKDELWNTYGIELCNFEEISDIDAAVFAVPHNEFKSIRLEDIKKIFNQRWNGHRDTTTEVHDSNFNNKYVLIDIKGIFDKKEAEDMNFQYWRL, encoded by the coding sequence ATGAATCTATATAATTCAATCAAAAATAAAAAAGAAAAAATCTCAGTAACGGGACTAGGTTATGTTGGGCTACCACTTGCAATTTCCTTTGCAAAAGTTGCAGATGTAGTGGGATTTGATATATCGAAAGAAAAGGTGAGTCAATACTTAAATGGAATAGATATTACAAAAGAAGTTGGAGATGAAACAATAAAACAGACAACTGCATTACTTACATGGGAAGAAAAGTATTTAAAGGATTGCAAGTTTCATATCGTAGCAGTGCCAACACCTATTAATGCGGATAAGACCCCAGATTTGAAACCGGTCATAAATGCCAGTAAAACTTTGGGTAGAAATCTAACTAATGGTTCTATAGTAGTATATGAATCCACGGTTTACCCCGGAGTTACAGAAGATATTTGTGTGCCGATATTAGAGCAAGAGTCTGGGTTAAAGGGTGGTGTAGACTTTAAAGTCGGCTACTCTCCCGAAAGAATTAATCCTGGAGATAAGGTACACAGGCTGGAGTCCATAGTAAAGGTCGTGTCAGGCATAGATGAAGAATCATTAGAAACTATCGCTAAAGTATATGAGCTGGTAGTAAAAGCCGGTGTATATAGAGCTAAAAGTATAAAAGTTGCCGAGGCCGCAAAAGTCATAGAGAATTCTCAAAGAGATATAAACATAGCTTTCATGAATGAACTTTCCATTATTTTTAACAAAATGGGAATAGATACAAAGGCAGTATTAGAGGCCGCAGGAACAAAATGGAACTTTTTAAATTTCAATCCTGGTCTTGTAGGAGGCCACTGTATAGGAGTAGATCCGTATTATCTGACATACAAAGCAGAGCAAATAGGGTACCATTCCCAAATCATCCTTGCCGGTAGAAAGATAAATGATGATATGGGTAAATATGTTGCCGAGAATGCTGTAAAAAGTATGATAAAGGCTGACAAACAAGTTAAAGGCTCAACAGTTGCTGTATTCGGAATAACATTTAAGGAAAATTGCCCTGATGTAAGAAATACAAAAGTAGTTGACATAATTAATGAACTTAAAGAGTATGGGATAGAAACAAAAGTTATAGATCCGGTTGCAGACAAAGACGAATTATGGAATACTTATGGAATAGAATTGTGTAATTTTGAAGAAATAAGTGATATAGATGCAGCGGTGTTTGCCGTGCCGCATAATGAATTTAAATCCATAAGACTGGAAGATATTAAAAAGATATTTAATCAAAGATGGAATGGGCATAGAGATACAACAACAGAGGTTCATGATAGTAATTTCAATAATAAATATGTTTTAATTGACATAAAAGGAATATTTGATAAAAAAGAAGCAGAAGATATGAACTTCCAGTATTGGAGGCTTTAA
- a CDS encoding glycosyltransferase family 4 protein, protein MKKVLILTNNAGGLYNFRAELIYELIKQGFEVYFSVPQSEEDKKVQLIRDIGAKYIQTQMNRRGSNPFEDLKLILRYKIIIKEVNPDIILTYTVKPNIYGTYAADKFNKPVIMNITGIGSSLVGGSLKNIIKKMYKYACSKAKVVFFQNEQNLNFFIENNILNHRKGILIPGSGVNVEKFIPSNKANCDGIIRFLFIGRIMKEKGIEEYIKVAEKVTKRYPNTEFQVLGSFEEENYKELIINNKNRKIKYLGRSDDVRNEIKEVDCIVHPSYHEGMSNVLLEGAAMGKPLVASNIPGCREIVEDGYNGFLFEIKSVKSLEEKVIKFIDLDEESRKIMGKNSRTKVEKEFNRDIVINEYMKTIDVILKEGQQNESI, encoded by the coding sequence TTGAAGAAAGTACTTATATTAACTAATAATGCAGGTGGATTATATAATTTTAGAGCTGAATTGATTTATGAGTTAATAAAGCAAGGTTTTGAAGTCTACTTTTCGGTTCCTCAATCGGAAGAGGATAAAAAAGTTCAATTAATTAGAGATATAGGGGCTAAGTATATTCAAACTCAGATGAATAGAAGAGGCTCAAATCCTTTTGAAGATCTGAAACTTATTTTAAGATATAAAATAATTATCAAAGAAGTAAATCCAGATATTATTTTGACTTATACAGTAAAACCTAATATATACGGAACCTATGCAGCCGATAAATTTAATAAACCGGTTATTATGAATATAACTGGCATCGGTTCTTCACTTGTAGGCGGCAGTTTAAAAAACATAATTAAAAAAATGTATAAATATGCTTGCAGCAAAGCCAAGGTCGTTTTTTTTCAAAATGAACAAAATTTGAATTTTTTTATTGAGAATAATATATTGAATCATAGAAAGGGAATCTTAATACCGGGTTCGGGAGTGAATGTAGAAAAATTTATTCCTAGTAATAAAGCCAATTGTGACGGAATAATTCGGTTTTTATTTATTGGAAGAATAATGAAGGAAAAAGGAATAGAAGAATATATCAAAGTTGCAGAAAAAGTGACAAAAAGGTATCCAAATACAGAATTTCAGGTTCTAGGTTCGTTTGAAGAGGAGAATTATAAAGAGCTGATTATTAACAACAAAAATAGAAAAATAAAGTACTTAGGTAGGTCCGATGATGTAAGAAATGAGATAAAAGAAGTTGATTGTATAGTACATCCTTCTTATCATGAAGGTATGTCGAATGTTTTACTAGAAGGAGCTGCTATGGGGAAACCTCTTGTAGCATCTAATATACCAGGATGTAGAGAAATTGTAGAAGATGGTTATAATGGGTTTTTGTTTGAAATTAAATCAGTTAAGTCTTTAGAAGAAAAGGTGATTAAATTTATAGATTTAGATGAAGAAAGTAGGAAAATCATGGGAAAGAATTCAAGAACAAAGGTTGAAAAAGAATTCAATAGAGATATTGTTATAAATGAATACATGAAAACAATAGACGTAATTTTAAAGGAAGGCCAACAGAATGAATCTATATAA